A stretch of Astyanax mexicanus isolate ESR-SI-001 chromosome 21, AstMex3_surface, whole genome shotgun sequence DNA encodes these proteins:
- the LOC111193606 gene encoding GTPase IMAP family member 9-like: protein MRFVLVGKNGQLNRRVGNFILGREVFAPEAPPHCSQGATENVKGKYITLIITPDLFDPELTNEELNDRVSECMTLCAPGPHVIVLVLQRDDFTEADRKQLNFIFSSVSEEARKHTIVLTHPGSCIDPVLETVSNEIFTGFDFISGCSQTVLLDLMEKRIKENRGRCLKQKKFVMAPLVTEEEQQQQPTVERKAEQAVRKKTSMSQKDAVKN, encoded by the exons A TGCGGTTTGTGCTGGTGGGAAAGAATGGCCAGCTAAACAGAAGAGTGGGAAACTTCATCCTGGGAAGAGAAGTATTCGCTCCTGAAGCCCCTCCTCACTGCAGTCAGGGAGCAACAGAAAACGTGAAGGGAAAGTACATCACACTCATCATCACTCCTGACCTGTTCGATCCTGAACTCACTAATGAGGAACTGAATGATCGAGTTTCAGAGTGCATGACTCTGTGTGCTCCTGGACCTCATGTTATAGTTCTGGTCCTTCAGCGAGACGACTTCACTgaagcagacagaaaacagctgaATTTCATTTTCAGTTCTGTATCTGAGGAAGCCCGTAAACACACCATAGTTCTGACACACCCCGGCAGCTGTATAGATCCAGTTTTAGAGACTGTCTCAAATGAGATCTTTACAGGATTTGACTTTATAAGTGGATGCAGTCAGACTGTTCTATTGGACCTCATGGAGAAGAGGATAAAAGAGAACAGAGGAAGATGCCTTAAACAGAAGAAATTTGTGATGGCTCCACTTGTAACAGAAGAGGAACAGCAGCAACAACCAACAGTGGAGCGTAAAGCTGAACAAGCAGTGCGGAAAAAGACAAGTATGTCACAAAAGGATGCTGTTAAAAACTGA